ATTATCGCCAATCACACAGTCGTGGGCGATGTGTGAAGTGGCCATGATGAGGCAGTTTTTCCCGATCCTGGTATAACCTAACGCTTTGGTGCCGCGGTTCACGGTCACGCTTTCGCGGATGGTGGTGTTGTCGTCAATAATCACCTGGGAATCTTCACCTTCGAATTTAAGGTCCTGCGGAATGCCTGCGATCACCGTCCCGGGGAAAATTTTACAGTTTTTACCAATCCTGGCCCCGTCCATAATGGTTACGTTTGGGCCGATCCAGGTACCCTCTCCTATTTCCACATCACCGGCAATCGTTGTAAACGGTTCTACAATGACGTTTTTCTTAATTTTTGCACGTTTATCAACTGCGGCTAACTGATGTATCATCTGCGAATCAATCCAATTTAGTTTTTGCAACCTGAGCCATCAGTTCTGCCTCCACAGCCACGCTGTCGCCGACATATCCATAACCCTGCATGTGAACAATCCCTCTCCTGATCGGTTCAATCAGTTCAATTTTAAAGATCAAAGTATCCCCAGGGATTACTTTTCTCTTGAATTTAACCTTATCAATCTTAATGAAATACGTTGAATAATTCTCCGGATCCGGAACGCTTGCCAAAACCAGAATTCCACCGGTCTGGGCCAGAGCCTCTACCTGCAGAACGCCCGGCATCACCGGCTCTTTCGGAAAGTGGCCTACAAAAAACGGTTCGTTGAACGTCACGTTTTTCAATCCTACCACATGGGTATCCGAAAGCTCAAGAACCTTATCAATGAGAAGGAACGGATACCGGTGCGGCATCAGTTTCATGATCCCGTTGATGTCGTAAACCGGTTCTTTGGTCAAATCAAAATCCGGTACATTTTTCTTTTTCTGAAGCTTCCACTGGCGGTTGAGTTTTTTTGCAAACTGGGTATTGACAAAATGTCCCGGTTTGTTTGCAATCACTTTTCCTTTCAGCCTTACGCCTGTTAATGCCAAATCACCGATGACATCGAGTAACTTGTGGCGGGCTGCCTCGTTTGGATAATTTAAAGTGAGGTTATCCAGAATCCCGTTCGGACGGATGGAAACATCGTCTTTATCAAACGCCTTCTTAAGTTTTTCAGCGGTTTCGGGCGTGAGCTCCTTATCCACATAAACGATGGCGTTGGATATGTCGCCGCCTTTTATCAACCCGGAATCCAGGAGTGTCTCCAGTTCGTGCAGAAAGCTGAAAGTTCTTGCGGAGGCTATTTCATCCTTAAATTCAGAAATATCCTTTAAAGTCGCGTTCTGTGTTCCGAGCACTTTGGTTCCGAAGTCGACCATGGTGGTGATCTCGTAATTATCGGAAGGAATGATGGTAATTTCAGAGCCGGTGTTAGGGTCCACATAACTCAGCACTTCTTTAATCACCATATACTCGCGGTTCTGAGACTGTTCCACAATACCGGCCTTCTCTACCGCTTCGACAAAATATTTTGAAGAACCGTCCATAATCGGCGGTTCAGCGCTGTTCATTTCCAAAATGGCATTATCCACATCGCAACCCACCAACGCCGCCAGCAGGTGCTCGCAGGTGTGGATCCTTACCCCTAACTTCTCCAGGGTGGTGCCGCGCTCGGTGGTGGTCACGTAGTTCACGTCCGCTTCCACATGCGGCTGCCCTTCCAAATCGGTTCTCACAAAAACAAAACCTGTATTTTCCTTTGCAGGTTTTATGGTAAGGGTGACCTCTTTACCGGTATGAAGTCCGATGCCGGAAAGCGTCACTTCTTCTTTCAGTGTTTTTTGCTTATCACTCATTCGTCTGATCTTTTGAGTTGGTTTCAATATTATCAATACGTTTTACGATCTCGCTGAAATTGCGGAAATGCACATAATTCCTGCGGAAATCGCCGGCACTGATCGCCGGTGAGCCGTAAAGAATTTCACCGTCTTTTACGGAGCTGTTCACCCCGCTCTGCGCCTGGATTTTCACCTGATTTCCGATTTTTATGTGGCCTACAATACCCACCTGACCGCCAATCTGGTTCCAGTCGCCGATGGTTGCAGAGCCTGCAATACCCGCCTGTGCGGCGATGACGTTATGCTGCCCGATCATCACGTTGTGCGCAATCTGGATCAGGTTATCGATTTTGGTTCCTTTTCCGATGACGGTAGAGCCGATGGTACCGCGGTCTATGGTACAGTTTGCGCCAAT
The sequence above is a segment of the Chryseobacterium taklimakanense genome. Coding sequences within it:
- a CDS encoding bifunctional UDP-3-O-[3-hydroxymyristoyl] N-acetylglucosamine deacetylase/3-hydroxyacyl-ACP dehydratase, with translation MSDKQKTLKEEVTLSGIGLHTGKEVTLTIKPAKENTGFVFVRTDLEGQPHVEADVNYVTTTERGTTLEKLGVRIHTCEHLLAALVGCDVDNAILEMNSAEPPIMDGSSKYFVEAVEKAGIVEQSQNREYMVIKEVLSYVDPNTGSEITIIPSDNYEITTMVDFGTKVLGTQNATLKDISEFKDEIASARTFSFLHELETLLDSGLIKGGDISNAIVYVDKELTPETAEKLKKAFDKDDVSIRPNGILDNLTLNYPNEAARHKLLDVIGDLALTGVRLKGKVIANKPGHFVNTQFAKKLNRQWKLQKKKNVPDFDLTKEPVYDINGIMKLMPHRYPFLLIDKVLELSDTHVVGLKNVTFNEPFFVGHFPKEPVMPGVLQVEALAQTGGILVLASVPDPENYSTYFIKIDKVKFKRKVIPGDTLIFKIELIEPIRRGIVHMQGYGYVGDSVAVEAELMAQVAKTKLD